The following are encoded together in the Lactuca sativa cultivar Salinas chromosome 1, Lsat_Salinas_v11, whole genome shotgun sequence genome:
- the LOC111894746 gene encoding pentatricopeptide repeat-containing protein At5g27460: MAIRSLLTRLQPLSFRKIRYGGNAKGFNFLRRISSNNLSASAYHDLPPSKQNNDIDLKSKLLFLRYPRRSATSVLQNWISEGRKVSIYDLRDISNQLVRRGRYKHALEVLKWMEDQERFQFSESDHALRLELTIKVSTLEEAEDYFAKLPNTASQKASYLHLLNSYVREEATEKAESLMIKMTSLGANVTPHPFNAMMKLYIATSQFDLVLSVIYQMKQNKIPRNVLSYNLWMSATHEVYGVQNVDIVYKEMLNDKDVIIGWSTLCTLANIYMKSGLFEKATLTLENAEKKLSFKNHFGYFFLITNYVSLKNKEGVIRVWKACKRVDAKLTCANYMCMLLSLVKLDDVEEAEKIFMEWESQCWKYDIRVSNILLGAYVRGGLMEKAEGLHVRTLERGGCPNYKTWEILMEGYLKNGNMEKVVDAMKNGFKMLKDCDWRPSGTIVESIFEYFEKSGKLEDAKEFLNVIRGFNLASLCVYRSLIRMHVAKKKACSDILEMMEDDKIDMDDETMTIALASQNDALSEML; the protein is encoded by the exons ATGGCGATTCGCTCACTTCTCACCCGTCTTCAGCCACTAAG TTTCCGTAAAATACGCTACGGTGGAAATGCAAAAGGATTCAATTTTCTAAGGCGCATTTCGTCGAACAACTTATCGGCATCTGCATACCATGACTTGCCGCCTTCTAAACAAAATAACGACATCGACCTTAAAAGCAAGTTACTTTTCCTCAGGTATCCCCGACGAAGCGCGACGAGTGTGCTCCAGAACTGGATCAGCGAAGGCCGAAAAGTCTCCATTTACGATCTTCGAGATATTTCGAATCAACTTGTGAGACGTGGGCGTTACAAACACGCTCTTGAG GTATTGAAGTGGATGGAGGATCAAGAACGTTTCCAGTTTTCCGAATCTGATCATGCTCTCAGGTTAGAATTAACCATCAAAGTAAGTACTTTGGAAGAAGCCGAAGATTACTTTGCCAAACTACCTAACACAGCTTCACAAAAAGCTTCATATCTCCATCTTCTCAATTCATACGTTAGAGAAGAAGCCACAGAAAAAGCCGAGTCGCTTATGATCAAAATGACTTCTTTGGGTGCTAATGTGACTCCACATCCATTTAACGCAATGATGAAGCTTTACATAGCCACATCTCAGTTTGACCTAGTATTATCTGTCATATACCAGATGAAGCAAAACAAAATCCCAAGAAACGTGCTTTCTTATAATCTTTGGATGAGTGCAACCCATGAGGTTTACGGGGTCCAAAATGTCGATATTGTTTACAAAGAAATGTTGAACGACAAGGATGTTATAATCGGATGGAGCACTCTTTGTACTTTGGCTAATATCTACATGAAATCAGGACTTTTTGAGAAAGCAACTTTGACACTTGAAAACGCAGAAAAGAAGCTATCTTTCAAAAACCATTTTGGTTACTTTTTCCTCATTACAAACTACGTTTCTTTGAAAAACAAAGAGGGGGTTATTCGCGTTTGGAAAGCTTGCAAAAGGGTAGATGCAAAACTCACGTGTGCAAACTACATGTGTATGTTGCTAAGTTTAGTGAAGCTTGATGATGTTGAAGAAGCAGAAAAGATTTTTATGGAATGGGAGTCACAGTGTTGGAAGTATGACATCAGGGTGTCTAATATTCTTCTTGGTGCTTATGTTAGGGGTGGATTAATGGAAAAAGCGGAGGGGTTACATGTAAGAACATTGGAGAGAGGTGGGTGTCCAAATTATAAGACATGGGAGATACTTATGGAGGGATATCTTAAAAATGGAAACATGGAGAAAGTTGTTGATGCAAtgaagaatgggtttaagatgttGAAGGATTGTGATTGGAGGCCTTCGGGTACGATTGTTGAGTCTATTTTTGAGTATTTTGAAAAGAGTGGAAAGTTGGAAGATGCTAAGGAGTTTTTAAATGTTATTAGGGGTTTCAATCTTGCTAGTTTGTGTGTATATCGATCTTTGATTAGGATGCATGTAGCAAAAAAGAAAGCGTGTAGTGACATTCTTGAAATGATGGAGGATGATAAGATAGATATGGATGATGAAACTATGACCATTGCTCTAGCTTCACAAAATGATGCATTATCAGAGAtgctgtaa